A stretch of Antennarius striatus isolate MH-2024 chromosome 6, ASM4005453v1, whole genome shotgun sequence DNA encodes these proteins:
- the pid1 gene encoding PTB-containing, cubilin and LRP1-interacting protein yields the protein MWQPASERLQHFQTMLKTKLNVLTLRKEPLPTVIFHEPEAIELCSTTPLAKSRTHVGYKVAYLGKVTISGTQFLSGCTESAVVGLVERRAVAQQQGTLPAGNSLLEIRPFQVRLHHLDDHSEASVTMDTYQVARIAYCTADHSVRPNVFAWIYREINDDLSFQMDCHAVECESKLEAKKLAHSMMEAFRKTFHSMRSDGRIHKSGSSDDFAEDSSTPEDSTPDDG from the exons ATGTGGCAACCAGCGTCGGAGCGACTGCAG CACTTCCAGACCATGCTGAAGACCAAGCTAAACGTGCTGACGCTGAGGAAGGAGCCGTTGCCCACGGTGATCTTTCACGAGCCCGAGGCCATCGAGCTCTGCTCCACCACGCCGCTCGCAAAGAGTCGGACCCACGTTGGATACAAG GTGGCCTACCTGGGTAAGGTGACGATCTCCGGGACCCAGTTCCTGTCTGGCTGCACGGAATCGGCAGTGGTGGGTCTGGTGGAGCGTCGTGCTGTCGCCCAGCAACAGGGGACCCTCCCCGCGGGCAACTCCCTGCTGGAGATCCGGCCCTTCCAGGTGCGCCTTCACCACCTGGACGACCACAGCGAGGCCTCGGTGACCATGGACACCTACCAGGTGGCGCGGATCGCCTACTGCACGGCCGACCACAGCGTCCGACCCAACGTGTTCGCCTGGATCTACCGGGAGATCAACGACGACCTGTCCTTCCAGATGGACTGCCACGCCGTGGAGTGCGAGAGCAAGCTGGAGGCCAAGAAGCTGGCGCACTCCATGATGGAGGCTTTCCGCAAGACTTTCCACAGCATGCGCAGCGACGGCCGCATCCACAAGAGCGGCTCGTCGGACGACTTCGCCGAGGACTCGTCCACCCCGGAAGACTCGACCCCAGATGATGGTTGA